A single Lactuca sativa cultivar Salinas chromosome 8, Lsat_Salinas_v11, whole genome shotgun sequence DNA region contains:
- the LOC111911003 gene encoding 2-alkenal reductase (NADP(+)-dependent) — protein MEIDLVGKTMENKQIIFKRYTNESVQETDMELKLGNPIKLEAPKGSNAVLVKNLYLSCDPYMRGRMRDFHRSYIPPFSPGSAIEGLGVSRVLDSDDPNFKRGDLVTGYTNWEEYTLIKKTNELRKIQQDDGIPLSYHVGLLGMPGFTAYVGFYEVCAPKKGDYVYVSAASGAVGQLVGQLAKLHGCYVVGSAGTSQKVELLKNKLGFDEAFNYKDESDLESALTRYFPQGIDIYFDNVGGGMLDAALANMRAHGRVAICGMVSQNNRTDPQSFRNMFSIISKRITIKGFLQSDFIHLYPRFLEEITGYYKQGKIVYIENMNHDIETSPAAFVGLFSGKNVGKQVICVATE, from the exons ATGGAAATAGATTTGGTTGGAAAAACAATGGAAAACAAGCAGATCATATTCAAAAGATATACGAATGAATCTGTACAAGAAACCGACATGGAATTGAAGCTTGGAAATCCGATCAAATTGGAAGCACCGAAGGGATCGAATGCCGTTTTAGTTAAGAACCTCTACTTGTCATGCGATCCTTACATGCGCGGCCGTATGCGGGATTTCCATCGCTCCTATATTCCTCCCTTCTCTCCTGGATCT GCAATAGAGGGGTTAGGAGTGTCAAGAGTGTTGGATTCTGATGACCCAAATTTCAAAAGAGGGGACTTGGTAACAGGATATACAAATTGGGAAGAATACACTTTAATCAAGAAGACTAATGAACtgaggaaaattcaacaagatgATGGAATCCCTCTCTCTTACCATGTTGGTCTTCTCG GCATGCCAGGATTTACAGCTTATGTTGGGTTTTACGAGGTTTGTGCTCCTAAAAAAGGAGACTATGTATATGTATCTGCAGCATCTGGAGCTGTTGGACAGCTTGTTGGTCAACTCGCTAAGTTACATGGATGCTATGTCGTTGGAAGCGCTGGAACAAGCCAGAAA GTGGAACTTTTGAAGAATAAGCTCGGGTTTGATGAAGCCTTCAACTACAAAGACGAATCAGACCTCGAGTCAGCTTTGACGAG GTACTTCCCTCAAGGAATTGATATATACTTTGATAACGTGGGGGGAGGGATGCTTGATGCAGCACTCGCAAACATGAGGGCCCATGGGCGTGTGGCCATATGTGGGATGGTTTCTCAAAACAATAGAACGGATCCGCAGAGTTTTCGCAACATGTTTAGTATTATATCAAAGCGTATAACAATAAAAGGTTTCCTTCAGAGCGATTTTATCCATTTATACCCCAGGTTTTTGGAGGAAATTACGGGTTACTACAAACAGGGAAAGATTGTTTACATAGAGAATATGAACCATGACATTGAAACTTCACCGGCTGCCTTTGTTGGCCTCTTTTCCGGCAAGAATGTCGGTAAGCAAGTCATATGCGTGGCTACCGAGTAA
- the LOC111911002 gene encoding U3 small nucleolar RNA-associated protein 18 homolog, with protein MATLISQNAVSKDRGEKMKRKNPDLDEPLPLDVLQETKMSENLSIVKPKKKKREDKEAETEMKKLENVLFGSLYPVEFGKNIEEEEDALFFTDRSANSALSVYEEDAAIIATKDYAPRTPVWVDEEEAKTNINISKVNRLRKIRKEEDEKLISGSEYVSRLRAHHMKLNPSTDWARPNSHVYNSDDNDGDFDGILQTTEDLVVSGMGSSKLLPGLLEYSRLVDANAQDPSSGPINSVQFHRNGQLLLTGGLDKKLRFFQIDGKRNTKIQSIFVDDCPIRKASFTPDGSQVILSGRRKFFYSFDLVKAKMDKIGPLVGREEKSLEAFEISPDSKTIAFIGNEGYILLVSSKTKELIGTLKMNGTARALTFGNHGQELVATGGDGQIYHFDMRSMSCFHKGVDEGCLTGTALGMSPKGNIFAAGSDSGIVNIYNKEEFLGGNRKPMKRIENLTTKVDFIKFNSDAQILAICSSMKKNSMKLVHVPSFTVFSNWPPANKALQYPRCLDFSPSGGMMALGNAAGHVLLYKLNHYLHA; from the coding sequence ATGGCTACTTTGATTTCTCAAAATGCGGTTTCTAAAGACAGAGGTGAGAAGATGAAAAGAAAGAATCCTGATCTTGATGAACCTTTACCTTTAGATGTGTTACAAGAAACAAAAATGTCAGAAAATTTGAGCATAGTGAAGCctaagaagaaaaagagagaggACAAAGAAGCTGAAACTGAGATGAAGAAACTTGAAAACGTCTTGTTTGGGTCTTTGTATCCAGTTGAGTTTGGGAAGaacattgaagaagaagaagatgcttTGTTCTTTACTGATCGGTCTGCCAACAGTGCATTGTCTGTATACGAAGAGGATGCAGCAATCATTGCCACAAAGGATTACGCCCCACGGACACCCGTTTGGGTAGACGAAGAGGAAGcaaaaacaaacataaacatttcaaaagtcaACCGTTTAAGAAAGATCCGGAAAGAAGAAGATGAGAAACTAATATCCGGATCCGAGTATGTATCAAGATTGCGGGCCCATCACATGAAGCTCAACCCGAGCACAGACTGGGCCCGGCCCAATTCACATGTTTACAACTCCGATGACAACGATGGAGATTTTGATGGTATTCTTCAAACCACTGAAGATCTTGTTGTTTCGGGCATGGGCAGCTCAAAACTGCTGCCCGGGTTACTTGAGTATTCAAGATTAGTTGATGCAAACGCACAGGACCCATCCAGCGGTCCGATTAATTCGGTTCAGTTCCATAGAAACGGTCAGTTACTCCTAACCGGTGGACTCGACAAAAAGCTGCGGTTTTTTCAGATCGATGGAAAACGAAACACAAAAATTCAATCCATTTTTGTTGATGATTGTCCAATCAGAAAGGCGTCTTTCACGCCAGATGGTTCCCAGGTTATTCTCTCCGGAAGGCGAAAGTTTTTTTACAGCTTTGACTTGGTCAAAGCGAAGATGGATAAAATCGGGCCGTTAGTGGGGCGTGAGGAGAAAAGCCTAGAAGCTTTTGAAATCTCCCCGGATTCGAAAACAATTGCGTTTATTGGCAACGAAGGGTATATTCTACTGGTGTCATCCAAAACAAAAGAATTAATAGGAACTCTAAAAATGAACGGAACTGCCCGGGCTTTAACTTTCGGGAATCACGGGCAGGAGTTGGTAGCCACGGGCGGGGACGGGCAGATCTACCATTTTGATATGAGAAGCATGAGTTGTTTCCATAAAGGTGTTGATGAAGGGTGCTTAACAGGTACAGCTCTTGGAATGTCACCAAAAGGGAACATATTTGCAGCGGGGTCCGATAGTGGGATTGTGAATATTTACAATAAGGAGGAGTTTTTGGGGGGAAACAGAAAACCAATGAAAAGGATCGAGAATCTGACAACAAAAGTTGATTTTATCAAGTTTAATAGTGATGCGCAGATTTTGGCAATTTGTTCCAGTATGAAGAAGAACAGTATGAAGTTGGTGCATGTACCTTCCTTCACTGTTTTTTCAAACTGGCCACCAGCAAATAAGGCGTTGCAGTATCCTCGGTGTTTGGATTTTAGTCCGAGTGGAGGGATGATGGCTTTGGGGAATGCTGCTGGTCATGTGTTGCTTTACAAGTTAAACCATTACCTACATGCATAA